The Falco peregrinus isolate bFalPer1 chromosome 9, bFalPer1.pri, whole genome shotgun sequence genome includes a window with the following:
- the TNKS1BP1 gene encoding 182 kDa tankyrase-1-binding protein isoform X1 gives MASQPQPLCPALPCASATGSGGAGLVAGSPEKGTTRPKPPVRPKPRVLPKPAMPAKPSLPHPQLGPRHPRPALPSAEKMNRLAGPQPYGGSSSGGPLRRPSFTLKSPETPNGKGLPSPLVAAVEDPGLTPSEEVPPTPPTPSRKGPAPFKVTPVPVATKPERFPGTTVEEILAKMDSREGPGSPDRSRLSFFCPDPSSRFGSKTFTAFRRRPSGEADGAPSSEACQTPQPAVGKLGVGDDGHQTAEISSSPPASLSCAGDPRGRRRPPSPPDLSSLQLGALGPPGSPRPPTCPAPGAPFQPAEPSASAPGSPDAPPELPAPGSPTLAPGSPESPARPSAEVSAASIQAPGAPSSAAKPRLGTSCSPGSPHTPGEGSLDTASPPSTPELSPRATCPPGSPEAAAEYSAPPSPPPELPAKASRPPGSPEGPDDSPLSPQSSEGPEFSPSPPSRDSGLRRSSEGVLQPPTAGQGMGELGGSLSALPRPGDPLSELSLGSDSGWSLSQSFEWTFPLRGARRLASPPRSPIRETPDSGLSEEGESDGEDQGPCAPCSRGDSGSEEPGPVVAGSRAAEGASCPGGPVAQCEAEGSAEEEEEGEAERDTTVPCSTLCVTELVQDPAERKPPTQPSLPIEATPPDLAPPDPATAAHSVWVPAGDCPVNLQGPGGPRQAEGSSRVPDPHADPGWLTELLASPGPHAAGHGSPDAERPENLLGWSRKDLCSEFGIGRPHQAGTFDWTREAVARERDWPGEVERDQEFGARSSWDSTRDGDRQDEPFGTARKDWGSDYKGTELMGEMRLSCSDWSNSHGMVEGCLQDQDFGAGKPKWGTGYGLGSASSREEMGPGKADWSSSYGVGHGQQRDEEPSSRQPSWAGRYGSGDPESQDSEIAPAWAGGYGTGDVAMDRELTPDWASKYSSRDAETKDKDFTLGWAGRSSTGGAATPDKEFGPGRQGWESKYSTRDMESQDREFSPSRPAWTSEYSTQEMESQDQEFSPSRPAWTGEYSTQEMESQDQEFSPSRPAEAGEYSTRDMESQDREFSPSRPAWTGEYSTQEMESQDREFSPSRLAEANEYSTRDVETQDEEFSPSRPAWASEYSSREVETRDSRFGLSRPAWDDEHGTGNMDTQDGEFSLSRTAWASEYSSADSKEEEREFSPGRLSWAGEHGIGQTDLADAFGVRKDDLPGSHVPEPPAQEPGWGSTHQQERSATDGRDWAEELGGAECHNQFGIIGTERVSGPSGTGASSDGLMSWAGGMRSGGLQEPLGDWHRDLSFSSSDATGCLGTGDAGGVVLGHTAWDQGLGNLPALDGSAQSREARLEEPGWSRDFDAAGWSVELHDAEAKRQEWVSAFGARCAARSRSFGVGEQRPGDGAGSADSRSIRLSDPSPPLNDAPADPSAVEPSESEPSSPAGEERDPHEMAAALQSPRASPLLLEAAGGTLPDTESEEAPLDHPDGKRPASWEEKRLSLGTPQSEGPTDHAGQEFTFLEDMEVLDSSMYRSKANLGRKRRHRAPALRPGATSEGDSWIFRDSTEPRPAPPVASSDEEAAEEPKNRRVRASPSGKGVKMPLFPSLNTSVLKAKLRGRNRSAEEGALPGDSKAAPPKDPHVQRSKSCKIPGLSGKPLALPPKPEKSSGSDASPPHWLQALKLKKKKP, from the exons ATGGCCTCCCAGCCGCAGCCCCTGtgccctgccttgccctgcGCCTCTGCCACAGGCTCCGGGGGGGCTGGACTGGTGGCTGGCAGCCCTGAGAAAG GCACCACTCGCCCCAAGCCACCGGTCCGGCCTAAACCCCGTGTGCTGCCCAAGCCAGCTATGCCTGCGAAGCCCTCCCTGCCACATCCCCAACTGGGGCCACGGCACCCTCGCCCGGCACTGCCCTCTGCCGAGAAGATGAACCGCCTGGCAGGGCCCCAGCCCTATGGCGGGAGCAGCTCGGGGGGGCCCCTCCGGCGCCCCTCCTTCACCCTCAAGTCACCCGAGACCCCCAACGGGAAGGGGCTTCCATCTCCTCTGGTCGCAGCCGTGGAGGACCCGGGTTTGACCCCCAGTGAGGAGGTGCCCCCCACTCCACCGACCCCCTCCCGCAAGGGCCCAGCTCCTTTCAAGGTGACACCAGTGCCAGTGGCGACCAAACCAGAGCGATTTCCAGGCACCACCGTGGAGGAGATCCTGGCCAAAATGGACAGCAGGGAGGGCCCAGGGAGCCCAGACCGATCCCGGCTCTCGTTCTTTTGCCCTGATCCCTCCTCTCGCTTCGGCTCCAAGACCTTCACTGCCTTCCGGAGGCGTCCCAGCGGGGAGGCAGATGGAGCCCCCTCCAGCGAAGCCTGCCAGACACCCCAACCTGCGGTGGgcaagctgggggtgggggatgacGGACACCAGACTGCCGAGATAAG TAGCtcccccccagccagcctgaGCTGTGCCGGGGACCCCCGCGGACGCCGGAGGCCGCCTTCCCCCCCTGAC ctctcctctctccagctgggTGCCCTCGGCCCCCCTGGGTCCCCAAGGCCCCCCACCTGCCCGGCTCCGGGGGCTCCTTTCCAGCCTGCTGAGCCCTCCGCCTCGGCTCCCGGCTCTCCTGATGCCCCCCCAGAGCTCCCAGCCCCCGGCTCCCCGACGCTGGCCCCTGGCTCCCCCGAATCCCCCGCTCGGCCTTCAGCCGAGGTTTCGGCTGCCTCCATCCAGGCCCCGGGTGCTCCCTCCTCTGCGGCCAAGCCCCGGCTCGGCACCTCCTGTTCCCCTGGCTCCCCCCACACTCCCGGAGAGGGATCCCTTGATactgccagcccccccagcactcCCGAATTGTCCCCCAGAGCCACCTGCCCCCCTGGCTCtcctgaggctgctgctgagtactcagctccccccagccccccccccgaGCTCCCTGCTAAAGCCTCCCGTCCTCCGGGCTCCCCGGAGGGACCTGATGACTCCCCATTGTCCCCACAGTCCTCTGAGGGTCCTGAGTTcagcccctctcccccttcCAGGGACTCGGGGCTCCGGCGCTCTTCGGAGGGCGTGTTGCAGCCCCCCACAGCAGGGCAAGGcatgggagagctggggggctCACTGAGCGCTCTGCCCCGTCCCGGGGATCCGCTGTCAGAGCTGTCCCTGGGCAGCGATTCCGGTTGGAGCCTTTCTCAGTCCTTCGAGTGGACCTTCCCCTTGCGGGGGGCACGTCGGTTAGCATCCCCTCCCCGTTCCCCCATCCGGGAGACACCTGACTCGGGGCTTTCTGAAGAGGGCGAGTCGGACGGGGAGGACCAGGGCCCCTGTGCCCCATGCTCCCGGGGGGACAGTGGGTCTGAAGAGCCCGGCCCCGTCGTGGCTGGCAGCCGGGCAGCAGAAGGGGCTTCGTGTCCAGGGGGGCCCGTGGCCCAGTGCGAGGCCGAGGGCTcggcagaggaggaggaggaaggggaggcagAGCGGGATACCACCGTGCCCTGCTCCACTCTCTGCGTGACGGAGCTTGTCCAGGACCCAGCTGAGCGCAAgccccccacccagcccagcctccccaTCGAGGCCACCCCGCCAGATCTGGCCCCACCGGATCCAGCCACTGCGGCCCACTCGGTGTGGGTGCCGGCTGGCGACTGCCCCGTGAACCTGCAGGGCCCTGGTGGGCCACGCCAGGCTGAAGGATCCTCGAGGGTCCCTGATCCCCACGCTGACCCGGGCTGGCTGACGGAGCTGCTGGCGTCGCCTGGGCCTCATGCTGCGGGCCACGGCTCTCCAGATGCAGAGAGGCCCGAG AACCTGCTCGGCTGGTCACGGAAGGACCTGTGCAGTGAGTTTGGCATCGGCAGACCTCACCAGGCTGGCACCTTTGACTGGACCCGTGAGGCTGTGGCCAGGGAAAGAGACTGGCCTGGTGAGGTGGAGCGGGACCAGGAGTTTGGGGCCAGATCAAGCTGGGACAGCACCAGGGATGGGGACCGGCAGGATGAGCCCTTTGGCACTGCCAGGAAGGACTGGGGCAGCGATTACAAAGGGACGGAGTTGATGGGGGAGATGAGACTGAGCTGCAGTGACTGGTCGAATTCCCATGGCATGGTGGAAGGCTGCCTGCAGGATCAAGACTTTGGTGCTGGCAAACCCAAGTGGGGCACGGGCTATGGCTTGGGCAGCGcgagcagcagggaggagatgGGCCCCGGGAAGGCTGACTGGAGCAGCAGCTATGGCGTGGGACATGGCCAGCAGCGGGATGAGGAGCCGAGCTccaggcagcccagctgggctggcaggtaTGGCTCCGGGGATCCTGAGAGCCAGGACAGCGAGATCGCACCTGCATGGGCTGGTGGATATGGCACCGGTGATGTGGCGATGGATAGGGAGCTCACCCCAGACTGGGCCAGTAAATACAGTAGCAGGGACGCTGAGACCAAGGACAAAGATTTTacgctgggctgggctggcagatCCAGCACTGGGGGCGCTGCGACCCCAGACAAGGAGTTTGGCCccggcaggcagggctgggagagcaaATACAGCACCAGGGACATGGAGAGCCAGGACCGGGAGTTCAGCCCCAGCAGACCAGCTTGGACTAGTGAATATAGCACCCAAGAGATGGAGAGCCAGGACCAGGAGTTCAGCCCCAGCAGACCAGCTTGGACTGGTGAATACAGCACCCAAGAGATGGAGAGCCAGGACCAGGAGTTCAGCCCCAGCAGGCCAGCTGAGGCTGGTGAATACAGCACCAGGGACATGGAAAGCCAGGACCGGGAGTTCAGCCCCAGCAGACCAGCTTGGACTGGTGAATACAGCACCCAAGAGATGGAGAGCCAGGACCGGGAGTTCAGCCCCAGCAGGCTGGCCGAAGCCAATGAGTACAGCACCAGGGATGTAGAGACCCAGGACGAGGAGTTCAGCCCCAGCAGACCAGCCTGGGCCAGCGagtacagcagcagagaggtgGAGACCCGGGACAGCAGGTTCGGCCTCAGCAGACCAGCCTGGGATGATGAGCACGGCACCGGGAACATGGACACACAGGATGGCGAGTTTAGTCTCAGCAGAACGGCCTGGGCCAGCGagtacagctctgcagacagcaaagaggaagaaagagagttTAGTCCTGGCcggctgagctgggctggtgaGCACGGCATTGGCCAGACTGACCTGGCTGATGCTTTTGGTGTTAGGAAAGATGACTTGCCTGGCTCCCATGTCCCCGAGCCCCCGGCCCAggagcctggctggggcagcacccaccagcaGGAGCGCAGTGCCACCGATGGCAGGGATTGGGCTGAAGAGCTTGGAGGAGCTGAGTGCCACAACCAATTTGGCATCATTGGGACAGAGCGAGTGTCAGGTCCCTCCGGCACTGGAGCATCATCAGATGGCTTGATGTCCTGGGCTGGTGGGATGAGGTCCGGGGGCCTGCAGGAGCCCCTGGGAGACTGGCACAGGGATCTCTCCTTCAGCAGCTCGGATGCCACTGGCTGCCTGGGTACTGGTGATGCTGGCGGGGTTGTGCTGGGGCATACGGCTTGGGATCAGGGCCTGGGCAACCTGCCTGCCCTGGACGGCTCTGCCCAGTCCCGGGAGGCCAGGCTGGAAGAGCCGGGCTGGAGCCGGGACTTTGACGCAGCTGGCTGGAGCGTGGAGCTGCACGATGCCGAGGCCAAGCGCCAGGAGTGGGTTAGTGCGTTCGGTGCTCGCTGTGCGGCCCGGAGCCGGAGCTTCGGTGTCGGAGAGCAGAGACCAGGAGATGGTGCTGGCTCAGCGGACAG CAGAAGCATCCGTCTCTCAGACCCCAGTCCACCATTGAATGATGCTCCAGCTGACCCCTCAGCTGTGGAGCCCAGTGAGAGTGAGCCgtccagccctgctggggaggagagagacCCCCATGAGatggctgctgccctgcagagccccagggcctcccctctgctgctggaggctgctggtggAACCCTGCCAGATACGGAGAGCGAAGAAGCCCCCTTGGACCACCCAGATGGGAAGAGACCAGCAAGCTGGGAGGAGAAGCGGCTCTCCCTGGGCACCCCTCAGTCTGAGGGACCCACAGACCATGCTGGGCAGGAATTCACCTTTCTGGAG GACATGGAGGTCCTGGACAGCAGCATGTACCGCAGCAAGGCCAACCTGGGTCGCAAGCGCAGGCACCGGGCACCGGCCCTTCGCCCTGGGGCCACCTCGGAAGGGGACAGCTGGATTTTCCGGGACTCCACAG agccccgtccagccccCCCAGTAGCGTCCTCCGACGAGGAGGCAGCGGAAGAACCCAAGAACCGACGGGTGCGAGCGTCCCCATCGGGCAAGGGGGTCAAGATGCCACTCTTCCCTAGCCTCAACACATCGGTTCTCAAG GCCAAGCTGAGGGGTCGAAACCGCTCAGCTGAGGAGGGGGCACTGCCAGGGGACAGCAAGGCAGCCCCCCCCAAAGACCCTCACGTGCAGCGCTCCAAGTCCTGCAAGATCCCTGGCTTGAGTGGGAAACCCCTGGCGCTGCCTCCCAAACCGGAGAAGTCCTCAGG GTCAGATGCCTCCCCCCCGCACTGGCTGCAAGCATTgaagctgaaaaagaagaaaccttgA
- the TNKS1BP1 gene encoding 182 kDa tankyrase-1-binding protein isoform X3, whose protein sequence is MASQPQPLCPALPCASATGSGGAGLVAGSPEKGTTRPKPPVRPKPRVLPKPAMPAKPSLPHPQLGPRHPRPALPSAEKMNRLAGPQPYGGSSSGGPLRRPSFTLKSPETPNGKGLPSPLVAAVEDPGLTPSEEVPPTPPTPSRKGPAPFKVTPVPVATKPERFPGTTVEEILAKMDSREGPGSPDRSRLSFFCPDPSSRFGSKTFTAFRRRPSGEADGAPSSEACQTPQPAVGKLGVGDDGHQTAEISSPPASLSCAGDPRGRRRPPSPPDLSSLQLGALGPPGSPRPPTCPAPGAPFQPAEPSASAPGSPDAPPELPAPGSPTLAPGSPESPARPSAEVSAASIQAPGAPSSAAKPRLGTSCSPGSPHTPGEGSLDTASPPSTPELSPRATCPPGSPEAAAEYSAPPSPPPELPAKASRPPGSPEGPDDSPLSPQSSEGPEFSPSPPSRDSGLRRSSEGVLQPPTAGQGMGELGGSLSALPRPGDPLSELSLGSDSGWSLSQSFEWTFPLRGARRLASPPRSPIRETPDSGLSEEGESDGEDQGPCAPCSRGDSGSEEPGPVVAGSRAAEGASCPGGPVAQCEAEGSAEEEEEGEAERDTTVPCSTLCVTELVQDPAERKPPTQPSLPIEATPPDLAPPDPATAAHSVWVPAGDCPVNLQGPGGPRQAEGSSRVPDPHADPGWLTELLASPGPHAAGHGSPDAERPENLLGWSRKDLCSEFGIGRPHQAGTFDWTREAVARERDWPGEVERDQEFGARSSWDSTRDGDRQDEPFGTARKDWGSDYKGTELMGEMRLSCSDWSNSHGMVEGCLQDQDFGAGKPKWGTGYGLGSASSREEMGPGKADWSSSYGVGHGQQRDEEPSSRQPSWAGRYGSGDPESQDSEIAPAWAGGYGTGDVAMDRELTPDWASKYSSRDAETKDKDFTLGWAGRSSTGGAATPDKEFGPGRQGWESKYSTRDMESQDREFSPSRPAWTSEYSTQEMESQDQEFSPSRPAWTGEYSTQEMESQDQEFSPSRPAEAGEYSTRDMESQDREFSPSRPAWTGEYSTQEMESQDREFSPSRLAEANEYSTRDVETQDEEFSPSRPAWASEYSSREVETRDSRFGLSRPAWDDEHGTGNMDTQDGEFSLSRTAWASEYSSADSKEEEREFSPGRLSWAGEHGIGQTDLADAFGVRKDDLPGSHVPEPPAQEPGWGSTHQQERSATDGRDWAEELGGAECHNQFGIIGTERVSGPSGTGASSDGLMSWAGGMRSGGLQEPLGDWHRDLSFSSSDATGCLGTGDAGGVVLGHTAWDQGLGNLPALDGSAQSREARLEEPGWSRDFDAAGWSVELHDAEAKRQEWVSAFGARCAARSRSFGVGEQRPGDGAGSADSRSIRLSDPSPPLNDAPADPSAVEPSESEPSSPAGEERDPHEMAAALQSPRASPLLLEAAGGTLPDTESEEAPLDHPDGKRPASWEEKRLSLGTPQSEGPTDHAGQEFTFLEDMEVLDSSMYRSKANLGRKRRHRAPALRPGATSEGDSWIFRDSTEPRPAPPVASSDEEAAEEPKNRRVRASPSGKGVKMPLFPSLNTSVLKAKLRGRNRSAEEGALPGDSKAAPPKDPHVQRSKSCKIPGLSGKPLALPPKPEKSSGSDASPPHWLQALKLKKKKP, encoded by the exons ATGGCCTCCCAGCCGCAGCCCCTGtgccctgccttgccctgcGCCTCTGCCACAGGCTCCGGGGGGGCTGGACTGGTGGCTGGCAGCCCTGAGAAAG GCACCACTCGCCCCAAGCCACCGGTCCGGCCTAAACCCCGTGTGCTGCCCAAGCCAGCTATGCCTGCGAAGCCCTCCCTGCCACATCCCCAACTGGGGCCACGGCACCCTCGCCCGGCACTGCCCTCTGCCGAGAAGATGAACCGCCTGGCAGGGCCCCAGCCCTATGGCGGGAGCAGCTCGGGGGGGCCCCTCCGGCGCCCCTCCTTCACCCTCAAGTCACCCGAGACCCCCAACGGGAAGGGGCTTCCATCTCCTCTGGTCGCAGCCGTGGAGGACCCGGGTTTGACCCCCAGTGAGGAGGTGCCCCCCACTCCACCGACCCCCTCCCGCAAGGGCCCAGCTCCTTTCAAGGTGACACCAGTGCCAGTGGCGACCAAACCAGAGCGATTTCCAGGCACCACCGTGGAGGAGATCCTGGCCAAAATGGACAGCAGGGAGGGCCCAGGGAGCCCAGACCGATCCCGGCTCTCGTTCTTTTGCCCTGATCCCTCCTCTCGCTTCGGCTCCAAGACCTTCACTGCCTTCCGGAGGCGTCCCAGCGGGGAGGCAGATGGAGCCCCCTCCAGCGAAGCCTGCCAGACACCCCAACCTGCGGTGGgcaagctgggggtgggggatgacGGACACCAGACTGCCGAGATAAG CtcccccccagccagcctgaGCTGTGCCGGGGACCCCCGCGGACGCCGGAGGCCGCCTTCCCCCCCTGAC ctctcctctctccagctgggTGCCCTCGGCCCCCCTGGGTCCCCAAGGCCCCCCACCTGCCCGGCTCCGGGGGCTCCTTTCCAGCCTGCTGAGCCCTCCGCCTCGGCTCCCGGCTCTCCTGATGCCCCCCCAGAGCTCCCAGCCCCCGGCTCCCCGACGCTGGCCCCTGGCTCCCCCGAATCCCCCGCTCGGCCTTCAGCCGAGGTTTCGGCTGCCTCCATCCAGGCCCCGGGTGCTCCCTCCTCTGCGGCCAAGCCCCGGCTCGGCACCTCCTGTTCCCCTGGCTCCCCCCACACTCCCGGAGAGGGATCCCTTGATactgccagcccccccagcactcCCGAATTGTCCCCCAGAGCCACCTGCCCCCCTGGCTCtcctgaggctgctgctgagtactcagctccccccagccccccccccgaGCTCCCTGCTAAAGCCTCCCGTCCTCCGGGCTCCCCGGAGGGACCTGATGACTCCCCATTGTCCCCACAGTCCTCTGAGGGTCCTGAGTTcagcccctctcccccttcCAGGGACTCGGGGCTCCGGCGCTCTTCGGAGGGCGTGTTGCAGCCCCCCACAGCAGGGCAAGGcatgggagagctggggggctCACTGAGCGCTCTGCCCCGTCCCGGGGATCCGCTGTCAGAGCTGTCCCTGGGCAGCGATTCCGGTTGGAGCCTTTCTCAGTCCTTCGAGTGGACCTTCCCCTTGCGGGGGGCACGTCGGTTAGCATCCCCTCCCCGTTCCCCCATCCGGGAGACACCTGACTCGGGGCTTTCTGAAGAGGGCGAGTCGGACGGGGAGGACCAGGGCCCCTGTGCCCCATGCTCCCGGGGGGACAGTGGGTCTGAAGAGCCCGGCCCCGTCGTGGCTGGCAGCCGGGCAGCAGAAGGGGCTTCGTGTCCAGGGGGGCCCGTGGCCCAGTGCGAGGCCGAGGGCTcggcagaggaggaggaggaaggggaggcagAGCGGGATACCACCGTGCCCTGCTCCACTCTCTGCGTGACGGAGCTTGTCCAGGACCCAGCTGAGCGCAAgccccccacccagcccagcctccccaTCGAGGCCACCCCGCCAGATCTGGCCCCACCGGATCCAGCCACTGCGGCCCACTCGGTGTGGGTGCCGGCTGGCGACTGCCCCGTGAACCTGCAGGGCCCTGGTGGGCCACGCCAGGCTGAAGGATCCTCGAGGGTCCCTGATCCCCACGCTGACCCGGGCTGGCTGACGGAGCTGCTGGCGTCGCCTGGGCCTCATGCTGCGGGCCACGGCTCTCCAGATGCAGAGAGGCCCGAG AACCTGCTCGGCTGGTCACGGAAGGACCTGTGCAGTGAGTTTGGCATCGGCAGACCTCACCAGGCTGGCACCTTTGACTGGACCCGTGAGGCTGTGGCCAGGGAAAGAGACTGGCCTGGTGAGGTGGAGCGGGACCAGGAGTTTGGGGCCAGATCAAGCTGGGACAGCACCAGGGATGGGGACCGGCAGGATGAGCCCTTTGGCACTGCCAGGAAGGACTGGGGCAGCGATTACAAAGGGACGGAGTTGATGGGGGAGATGAGACTGAGCTGCAGTGACTGGTCGAATTCCCATGGCATGGTGGAAGGCTGCCTGCAGGATCAAGACTTTGGTGCTGGCAAACCCAAGTGGGGCACGGGCTATGGCTTGGGCAGCGcgagcagcagggaggagatgGGCCCCGGGAAGGCTGACTGGAGCAGCAGCTATGGCGTGGGACATGGCCAGCAGCGGGATGAGGAGCCGAGCTccaggcagcccagctgggctggcaggtaTGGCTCCGGGGATCCTGAGAGCCAGGACAGCGAGATCGCACCTGCATGGGCTGGTGGATATGGCACCGGTGATGTGGCGATGGATAGGGAGCTCACCCCAGACTGGGCCAGTAAATACAGTAGCAGGGACGCTGAGACCAAGGACAAAGATTTTacgctgggctgggctggcagatCCAGCACTGGGGGCGCTGCGACCCCAGACAAGGAGTTTGGCCccggcaggcagggctgggagagcaaATACAGCACCAGGGACATGGAGAGCCAGGACCGGGAGTTCAGCCCCAGCAGACCAGCTTGGACTAGTGAATATAGCACCCAAGAGATGGAGAGCCAGGACCAGGAGTTCAGCCCCAGCAGACCAGCTTGGACTGGTGAATACAGCACCCAAGAGATGGAGAGCCAGGACCAGGAGTTCAGCCCCAGCAGGCCAGCTGAGGCTGGTGAATACAGCACCAGGGACATGGAAAGCCAGGACCGGGAGTTCAGCCCCAGCAGACCAGCTTGGACTGGTGAATACAGCACCCAAGAGATGGAGAGCCAGGACCGGGAGTTCAGCCCCAGCAGGCTGGCCGAAGCCAATGAGTACAGCACCAGGGATGTAGAGACCCAGGACGAGGAGTTCAGCCCCAGCAGACCAGCCTGGGCCAGCGagtacagcagcagagaggtgGAGACCCGGGACAGCAGGTTCGGCCTCAGCAGACCAGCCTGGGATGATGAGCACGGCACCGGGAACATGGACACACAGGATGGCGAGTTTAGTCTCAGCAGAACGGCCTGGGCCAGCGagtacagctctgcagacagcaaagaggaagaaagagagttTAGTCCTGGCcggctgagctgggctggtgaGCACGGCATTGGCCAGACTGACCTGGCTGATGCTTTTGGTGTTAGGAAAGATGACTTGCCTGGCTCCCATGTCCCCGAGCCCCCGGCCCAggagcctggctggggcagcacccaccagcaGGAGCGCAGTGCCACCGATGGCAGGGATTGGGCTGAAGAGCTTGGAGGAGCTGAGTGCCACAACCAATTTGGCATCATTGGGACAGAGCGAGTGTCAGGTCCCTCCGGCACTGGAGCATCATCAGATGGCTTGATGTCCTGGGCTGGTGGGATGAGGTCCGGGGGCCTGCAGGAGCCCCTGGGAGACTGGCACAGGGATCTCTCCTTCAGCAGCTCGGATGCCACTGGCTGCCTGGGTACTGGTGATGCTGGCGGGGTTGTGCTGGGGCATACGGCTTGGGATCAGGGCCTGGGCAACCTGCCTGCCCTGGACGGCTCTGCCCAGTCCCGGGAGGCCAGGCTGGAAGAGCCGGGCTGGAGCCGGGACTTTGACGCAGCTGGCTGGAGCGTGGAGCTGCACGATGCCGAGGCCAAGCGCCAGGAGTGGGTTAGTGCGTTCGGTGCTCGCTGTGCGGCCCGGAGCCGGAGCTTCGGTGTCGGAGAGCAGAGACCAGGAGATGGTGCTGGCTCAGCGGACAG CAGAAGCATCCGTCTCTCAGACCCCAGTCCACCATTGAATGATGCTCCAGCTGACCCCTCAGCTGTGGAGCCCAGTGAGAGTGAGCCgtccagccctgctggggaggagagagacCCCCATGAGatggctgctgccctgcagagccccagggcctcccctctgctgctggaggctgctggtggAACCCTGCCAGATACGGAGAGCGAAGAAGCCCCCTTGGACCACCCAGATGGGAAGAGACCAGCAAGCTGGGAGGAGAAGCGGCTCTCCCTGGGCACCCCTCAGTCTGAGGGACCCACAGACCATGCTGGGCAGGAATTCACCTTTCTGGAG GACATGGAGGTCCTGGACAGCAGCATGTACCGCAGCAAGGCCAACCTGGGTCGCAAGCGCAGGCACCGGGCACCGGCCCTTCGCCCTGGGGCCACCTCGGAAGGGGACAGCTGGATTTTCCGGGACTCCACAG agccccgtccagccccCCCAGTAGCGTCCTCCGACGAGGAGGCAGCGGAAGAACCCAAGAACCGACGGGTGCGAGCGTCCCCATCGGGCAAGGGGGTCAAGATGCCACTCTTCCCTAGCCTCAACACATCGGTTCTCAAG GCCAAGCTGAGGGGTCGAAACCGCTCAGCTGAGGAGGGGGCACTGCCAGGGGACAGCAAGGCAGCCCCCCCCAAAGACCCTCACGTGCAGCGCTCCAAGTCCTGCAAGATCCCTGGCTTGAGTGGGAAACCCCTGGCGCTGCCTCCCAAACCGGAGAAGTCCTCAGG GTCAGATGCCTCCCCCCCGCACTGGCTGCAAGCATTgaagctgaaaaagaagaaaccttgA